The following proteins are encoded in a genomic region of Cricetulus griseus strain 17A/GY chromosome 7, alternate assembly CriGri-PICRH-1.0, whole genome shotgun sequence:
- the Il4 gene encoding interleukin-4: MGLRPQLAAILLCLLACTGNWTHGCHNGALKEIIHILNQVTLKGTPCTEMVVPDVLSARKNSTEKDLICKASQVLRKFYFPGEVTLCLKNNSRVLKDLRKLFRGISGLFPEKSCSVNESTYTTLRDFLESLIRIMRKKYWQCGSSAF, translated from the exons ATGGGTCTCAGGCCCCAGCTAGCTGCCATCCTGCTCTGCCTTCTAGCATGTACCGGGAACTGGACCCACGGATGCCACAACGGAGCCTTGAAAGAGATCATCCACATTTTGAACCAGGTCACATTAAAAGGG ACACCATGCACCGAGATGGTCGTACCAGATGTCCTTTCAGCAAGGAAG AACTCTACAGAGAAAGACCTCATCTGCAAGGCTTCCCAGGTGCTTCGCAAATTTTATTTCCCAGGTGAGGTGACTCTGTGCTTGAAGAACAATTCCAGGGTTCTCAAAGACCTGAGAAAACTCTTCAGGGGCATCAGTGGCCTGTTTCCAGAG AAGAGCTGCAGTGTGAATGAGTCCACGTACACAACACTGAGAGACTTCTTGGAAAGCCTAATAAGGATCATGCGAAAGAAATACTGGCAGTGTGGAAGTTCTGCGTTTTAA
- the Il13 gene encoding interleukin-13, translated as MALWVTVVLALACLGGLAAPGPVPRSINPPVALRELIEELSNITQDQRAPLCNGSMVWSVDLTAGGFCAALDSLTNISSCKPIYKTQRILNGLCDRKASAGVSSPPDTKVEVAQFIIKLLSYSKQLYRRGTFH; from the exons ATGGCGCTCTGGGTGACAGTAGTCCTGGCTCTCGCCTGCCTTGGTGGTCTTGCTGCCCCAGGCCCAGTGCCAAGATCCATAAATCCCCCTGTGGCCCTCAGGGAGCTTATTGAGGAGCTAAGCAACATCACACAAGACCAGAGG GCTCCCCTATGCAATGGCAGTATGGTATGGAGCGTGGATCTGACAGCTGGCGGG TTCTGTGCAGCCCTGGATTCCCTGACCAACATCTCCAGTTGCAAACCCATCTACAAGACCCAGAGGATATTGAACGGACTCTGTGACCGAAAGGCATCAGCTGGG GTTTCCAGCCCCCCAGATACCAAAGTTGAAGTGGCCCAGTTTATTATAAAGCTGCTCAGCTACTCAAAGCAACTTTACCGCCGCGGTACCTTCCACTGA